From one Musa acuminata AAA Group cultivar baxijiao chromosome BXJ2-6, Cavendish_Baxijiao_AAA, whole genome shotgun sequence genomic stretch:
- the LOC135615575 gene encoding glycine-rich protein 5-like, translated as MVGKRSKPAKGKEKGFAWKLPVVKTEDLGKLGPGLSFGAGCGVGVGIGLFGGVGLGAGFPGLQFGIGAGAGCGIGLGLGYGMGKGVSFDENGKHTNVGKLFQGNPPSRGQIGGLIDEAVVTAKNLVKATSREIEKWR; from the exons ATGGTGGGGAAGAGATCGAAGCCGGcgaagggaaaggagaagggcTTCGCGTGGAAGCTTCCGGTCGTCAAAACCGAGGACCTCGGCAAGCTCGGCCCTGGTCTCAGCTTCGGCGCCGGCTGCGGTGTGGGCGTCGGTATCGGCCTCTTTGGAG GTGTAGGCCTAGGGGCCGGGTTTCCTGGCTTACAGTTTGGCATTGGAGCTGGTGCCGGGTGTGGAATAGGTTTAGGTTTAGGTTATGGCATGGgaaaaggagtttcatttgatgAGAATGGAAAACACACAAATGTGGGCAAGCTATTCCAAGGAAATCCCCCGTCTCG TGGTCAAATTGGTGGTTTGATTGATGAGGCTGTAGTGACTGCCAAAAATCTAGTTAAGGCTACCTCGCGGGAGATTGAAAAATGGAGGTGA
- the LOC135615573 gene encoding zinc-finger homeodomain protein 4-like, with the protein MDLSGHEGEIPIPITSAYVGGHGQTNMRDTPPIHHPSNGPPPPPPPLPIATTEDHQRHHHATNSHSTKKGVAVRYRECLKNHAASIGGNATDGCGEFMPSGEEGSLEALKCSACGCHRNFHRKETEGESSCDCFHPLRGRKVMGQKGLLLSGSDAFGYGPACNGLIPRATPHSMIMPLGAIQTSESDEMEGVGGMMPRPLMVKKRFRTKFTPEQKEKMLSFAEKVGWKLQKQEESVVQQFCQEIGVKRRVLKVWMHNNKHHLAKKNPLQLE; encoded by the coding sequence ATGGATCTTTCTGGTCATGAAGGAGAGATCCCAATCCCAATAACCAGTGCATACGTTGGTGGCCATGGCCAAACCAACATGCGTGACACCCCCCCCATCCACCACCCCTCCAAtggccctcctcctccgcctcctcccctaCCCATTGCCACCACAGAGGACCACCAGCGCCACCACCACGCTACCAACTCCCACAGCACCAAGAAAGGGGTGGCGGTGAGGTACAGGGAGTGCCTCAAGAACCATGCAGCCTCCATTGGTGGGAATGCCACCGATGGCTGCGGTGAGTTCATGCCGAGTGGTGAGGAGGGAAGTCTGGAGGCCTTGAAGTGCTCTGCCTGCGGCTGCCACCGGAACTTCCACAGGAAAGAGACGGAAGGAGAGTCCTCATGCGACTGCTTCCACCCCCTCAGGGGGAGGAAGGTGATGGGTCAGAAGGGCCTCCTCCTCTCGGGATCCGATGCATTCGGCTACGGCCCTGCGTGCAATGGCCTCATTCCAAGGGCAACCCCACACAGCATGATCATGCCTCTGGGTGCCATCCAGACCTCCGAGTCCGACGAGATGGAAGGCGTGGGTGGAATGATGCCGAGGCCTCTCATGGTGAAGAAGAGGTTCCGGACCAAGTTCACCCCTGAGCAGAAGGAGAAGATGCTGAGCTTTGCCGAGAAGGTGGGCTGGAAGCTCCAGAAGCAGGAGGAGAGTGTGGTGCAGCAGTTCTGCCAGGAGATCGGGGTGAAGAGGAGGGTCCTCAAGGTGTGGATGCACAACAACAAGCACCACTTGGCAAAGAAGAACCCTCTCcagcttgaatga